The proteins below come from a single Treponema phagedenis genomic window:
- a CDS encoding PAS domain-containing protein yields the protein MLEMRKHLSDVDDTKLQLILQIKDAYNAGAIDLEEARKQIREKVGTVKPYEIALAEQELKEIEDDECRKENIQKMLELFEEVMDTSRPDLDKNHPIMCYYRENDALQKILKEIEDLVQYPLIKNQWLELYERLEQFKIHLSRKQNQLYSILEQKGFDRPTTTMWTLDNFIRDEIRNAAKLLAEDKDDEFIAMQQTIVDDIRDLLLKEESVLYPTSLAMISEKEFEEMKAGDKEIGFAWIQVDEKEPAPAAAEPAAEHSLAEDLAKVLQKHGIAHSGGVLDVAMGKLTLEQINLIYQHLPVDLSYVDENELVCFYSDTKHRVFPRSKNVIGRNVANCHPRASVHIVEEIIEKFRSGEQDTAEFWINKPDLFIYIQYTAVRDSDGKFRGVLEMMQDCTHIRSLQGSQTLLTWENKKNESTAPAEPVTEECSQPSEGAAKTFTADDITPDTMLKDLLAAAPELRDALETINPKFKMLKTPLARIMLPKASIRIMSERSGMPLEDLLKAIKSFF from the coding sequence CGAAAGCAGATACGGGAAAAGGTTGGAACGGTAAAGCCGTATGAGATTGCCCTTGCCGAGCAGGAATTAAAAGAAATTGAAGATGACGAGTGCAGAAAAGAAAATATTCAAAAAATGCTTGAGCTTTTTGAAGAAGTAATGGACACAAGCCGTCCCGATTTGGATAAAAACCATCCGATTATGTGCTATTATCGGGAAAATGATGCGCTGCAAAAAATCTTAAAAGAGATTGAAGACTTGGTGCAGTATCCGCTGATTAAAAACCAGTGGCTGGAGCTGTATGAACGATTGGAGCAGTTTAAAATTCACCTTTCAAGAAAACAAAATCAATTGTACTCAATTCTTGAGCAAAAAGGTTTTGACCGTCCGACAACCACCATGTGGACGCTGGATAATTTTATCCGCGATGAAATCCGAAATGCGGCGAAGCTTTTGGCGGAAGATAAGGACGATGAATTTATCGCAATGCAACAAACCATCGTTGATGATATTCGCGACCTTTTACTCAAGGAAGAGTCTGTGTTATACCCAACCTCGCTTGCAATGATTAGCGAAAAAGAGTTTGAGGAAATGAAGGCGGGCGACAAAGAAATCGGCTTTGCATGGATTCAGGTTGACGAAAAGGAGCCCGCACCTGCCGCAGCCGAGCCCGCAGCGGAGCATTCTTTGGCGGAAGACCTTGCGAAGGTGTTGCAAAAACACGGCATTGCACACAGCGGCGGCGTGTTGGATGTGGCGATGGGCAAGCTGACATTGGAGCAGATCAACCTGATTTATCAACATTTGCCGGTAGACCTTTCCTATGTTGATGAAAATGAGCTGGTATGTTTTTACTCCGATACCAAGCACCGCGTGTTTCCGCGCAGTAAAAACGTTATCGGGCGTAATGTGGCAAACTGTCATCCGCGGGCGAGTGTGCACATAGTAGAAGAAATAATCGAAAAGTTCAGGTCGGGGGAGCAGGACACGGCTGAGTTTTGGATTAATAAACCCGATCTTTTTATCTATATTCAGTATACGGCAGTGCGCGATTCTGACGGAAAATTTAGAGGCGTGCTTGAAATGATGCAGGATTGTACGCATATCAGAAGTTTGCAGGGCTCCCAAACCCTTTTAACCTGGGAAAATAAAAAAAACGAAAGCACTGCCCCCGCAGAACCAGTTACGGAAGAATGCTCTCAGCCGAGCGAGGGCGCGGCTAAAACCTTTACCGCCGACGACATTACTCCCGACACGATGCTCAAAGACCTTTTGGCTGCGGCTCCCGAATTGCGGGACGCATTGGAAACAATTAATCCCAAATTCAAAATGCTGAAAACGCCGTTAGCCCGAATTATGCTCCCGAAGGCAAGTATCCGCATTATGAGCGAGCGCTCCGGAATGCCGCTTGAGGATTTACTGAAAGCTATCAAAAGTTTTTTTTGA